The DNA region CTGGCCCGCGTTCTGGCGGCGGTTTGCCAAGGTGGCGGGGGCGGCGGGTCTGGTCAGCATCGGCACCTATATCGCTTTCCCCCATGCCTTCGTCTTCTTCGGCATCCTCCATTCCATCGCGCTTTGCAGCCTGTTGGGCCTTCTTGCGCTGCGGTTGCCCGTTCTGGCCATCGCGGGCCTCGCCGTGGTCGTCTTCTACGTGCCGGAGTTTGCCCGCTCGTCCGCATTCGACGCGCCCTATTGGTGGTGGACGGGCCTTCAGACCCGACCTCTCAGCACGGTGGATTATGAACCGATCTTTCCCTGGTTCGCGCCGTTTCTCGCCGGGGTGGCGGTGTCCAAATTTGCCACACAGATGGGCCTGTGGGCGCGCCTCTCAACGCCCGCCCCGTCCCGGGTCATACATCTTGCGGGGCTGCCGGGCCGCCATTCGCTGCTGATCTACCTGATCCATCAACCGATCCTGATCGGCCTTGTCTGGGGCGTCACGCAACTGATGCGCTGACATGTCCCCACGCGCGGCCCTCGCACCGCCGGGCCTTCAGGCCCCCGGTGCGCCACGCCCAAACCCCGGAGGCTCTGCGCCCCTTGGGGCGCGGGGCTGAGGGCGGTGCGGGAGCGTCTGGAGGCCGGTCTAGATGCCCCACCAGATAGCGACGCCACCCCGCGCCGCTCAGTCCCCTCGCATACGTGAGACCATCTCGCCCAGATCCCGGCTTAGCCCGGGCGCGCCCGCGATCCGCTCCAACGCGTCCAGCATCAGGCCCTGCCGGTCCGCATCATAGCGCCGCCAGGTTTCAAACGCCGTCGACAACCGCGCCGCCGTTTGCGGGTTTGCGCCGTCCATCCTGATCAGCCAATCCGCCACAAAGGCATATCCCGCGCCGGAGGCGTCGTGGAAGGCTGCCGGGTTGGCGATCAACCCGCCAAGCAGCGCGCGGAAGCGATTGGGGTTCTTCCAGTCAAACAAGGCGTGCTGGCTCAGGCGTTCCGCAATCTCCAGCGCCTCGGCGGATGGCGCGCTGGCGACGGAGATCATGAACCACTTGTCCATCACCAGACGGTCATCCTGCCATTGGGCCTCGAATGCCTGCGCGGCGGCGCGGTCCCCGCCCTTGATCAGGACCGAGAGGGCCGCGATCTGGTCGGTCATGTTGGAGGCATCGGCGAACTGGGCGCGGGCAAGGTCCAGCCTGTCCGGCCCGCTCAGCAGCGCCAGCGCCGTGTTGCGCAGGGCGCGTTTGCCCGCGGCATCCGCGTCCGGGCTATAGGTCGGACCCGTGTCCATTGCCTGATAAATCTCGGTCAACGGCTGGGTCAACCATTGCCCGAGGCTGGCCATGGCGTTGATCCGGGCCGCCTCGATCCGGGTGGGGTCCGGCACAACGCCCGCATCGACGAGGGCCTGAGCCAGATCATCCTCCGATGGAAAGCCGAGGGCGAAGGCGCGGAAGGCCGGGTCCAGCGCCTCATCGGTGGCGAGGGCGCCCATCGCATCCCAGACCCGGTCGCGCTGGGACGCATCTTTTGGCGTTTGGTTGAGGATATCGTCAACCACCACGTCGCGGAGCAGGCTGCGCCCGGCCTCCCACCGATTGAAGGGGTCGGTGTCGAAGGCCAGCAAGATGGTGCGATCCTGCGCGCTGAGGTCCGTGTCGAGGATGACCGGGGCGGAGAAGCCGCGCAGCAGGGACGGCACCACATGGTCGGGCGCGGTGCCTCCTGCCAGGTCCTTGAGGTCAAACGTCAGATCAAGGTTGGGGCCGTTCAGGTCCATCAGGCTGGAGGGCAGCAGTTCCGTTCCATCCCCCGCCAGCAACCCCATCACGACGGGGATCTTCGCAGGCTCCTTCATCGGCTGGCCGGGGGTGGGGGGCACCTCCTGGCTCAGGCGCAGGTGCAGCATGTCCCCGTCCCGCGTCCAATCGGCGGTGACCCGGGGTGTGCCCGCCTGTGTGTACCAGCGCTTGAACTGGCTGAGATCTGCGCCTGCGACCTCCTCAAAACAGGCCAGCCAGTCTTCGATGGTGCAGGCCTGCCCGTCATGGCGGTTGAAATACAACTCGCACCCCGCGCGGTATATTTCCGCCCCCAGATAGGTGCGCAGCATCCCGATGACCTCCGCGCCCTTGTCATAGACCGTGGCGGTGTAGAAGTTGCTGATCTCAATGTAGGAATCCGGCCGGACGTTATGGGCCAGGGGCCCCGCATCTTCGCGAAACTGCCGGGCGCGCAGCTTTAGCACATCGTCGATCCGCTTGACAGGGGCCGAGCGCATATCCGCCGTAAATTGTTGATCGCGAAAGACTGTCAGGCCTTCCTTCAGGCACAGCTGGAACCAGTCGCGGCAGGTGATCCGGTTGCCGGTCCAATTGTGGAAATATTCGTGGGCGACGACGGTTTCGATCCAGCCGTAGTTCTGATCCGTCGTGGTCTCGGGCGTGGCGAGAACGTAGGACGCGTTGAAGATGTTCAGCCCCTTGTTCTCCATCGCGCCCATGTTGAAGTCATCCACGGCGACGATGTTGAAGACGCTGAGGTCATATTCGCGGCCATATTCCGTCTCGTCCCACCGCATGGAGCGTTTCAGGGCGTCCATGGCGTAGGCGCATCTGTCTTCATCGCCCGGGCGCACCCAGATGTTGAGGTCCGTGGCCGCGCCAGAGGCGGTGGTGAAGGTATCGGAATGGGCCACCAGATCGCCCGCCACCAAGGCAAACAGATAGGCGGGCTTGGGGTGCGGGTCGTGCCAGTGCCCGTGCGCGCTTTCATTGCCGTTGGACAGCAGCACCGGCAGATCGCTATCGATGCGCACCGTGAACGGCGCCATCACATCGGGGCGGTCGGGGTAATAGGTGATCTTGCGAAATCCCTCGGCCTCGCACTGGGTGCAATACATGCCGTTCGACATATAAAGGCCGTCCAGCGCGGTATTGGCCTGCGGGTTGATTTCAACCTCTGCCTCCCAAAGGAACGGCCCGTCCGGGACGGGGCAGGTGAGGCCGGTATCTGTCAGCGTGGGCGTGACCGGCGCGCCGTCAATGCTGGCGCTGATCAGGGTCAGCCCTTCGCCATGCAGGAAAAATGCAGGATCCGTGGCGGCGGGATTGGGCCGAAACATGATCCGGGAGCGCACCCGCGTGGCCGTGGGATGGAGCGTGAATGACAGGTCCACGCTGTCGATTTCGTGGCTGAAGGGGGTGTAATCGGCAAGGCGTGTGGGCTGCGGGGCAGGGGCGGTCATATCAGGTCCTCAGGGCGTGAGATGGCGGGACGGGTTGCCGGGAAGGTAGA from Jannaschia sp. CCS1 includes:
- a CDS encoding heparan-alpha-glucosaminide N-acetyltransferase; translation: MTQTLPDDTAPYARPGARIPALDIARTGALAAMVLFHFVFDLEMFGHVPRGTATTGIWRALAVATAGSFLCLAGMGLWLAHGTGIRWPAFWRRFAKVAGAAGLVSIGTYIAFPHAFVFFGILHSIALCSLLGLLALRLPVLAIAGLAVVVFYVPEFARSSAFDAPYWWWTGLQTRPLSTVDYEPIFPWFAPFLAGVAVSKFATQMGLWARLSTPAPSRVIHLAGLPGRHSLLIYLIHQPILIGLVWGVTQLMR
- the pepN gene encoding aminopeptidase N, giving the protein MTAPAPQPTRLADYTPFSHEIDSVDLSFTLHPTATRVRSRIMFRPNPAATDPAFFLHGEGLTLISASIDGAPVTPTLTDTGLTCPVPDGPFLWEAEVEINPQANTALDGLYMSNGMYCTQCEAEGFRKITYYPDRPDVMAPFTVRIDSDLPVLLSNGNESAHGHWHDPHPKPAYLFALVAGDLVAHSDTFTTASGAATDLNIWVRPGDEDRCAYAMDALKRSMRWDETEYGREYDLSVFNIVAVDDFNMGAMENKGLNIFNASYVLATPETTTDQNYGWIETVVAHEYFHNWTGNRITCRDWFQLCLKEGLTVFRDQQFTADMRSAPVKRIDDVLKLRARQFREDAGPLAHNVRPDSYIEISNFYTATVYDKGAEVIGMLRTYLGAEIYRAGCELYFNRHDGQACTIEDWLACFEEVAGADLSQFKRWYTQAGTPRVTADWTRDGDMLHLRLSQEVPPTPGQPMKEPAKIPVVMGLLAGDGTELLPSSLMDLNGPNLDLTFDLKDLAGGTAPDHVVPSLLRGFSAPVILDTDLSAQDRTILLAFDTDPFNRWEAGRSLLRDVVVDDILNQTPKDASQRDRVWDAMGALATDEALDPAFRAFALGFPSEDDLAQALVDAGVVPDPTRIEAARINAMASLGQWLTQPLTEIYQAMDTGPTYSPDADAAGKRALRNTALALLSGPDRLDLARAQFADASNMTDQIAALSVLIKGGDRAAAQAFEAQWQDDRLVMDKWFMISVASAPSAEALEIAERLSQHALFDWKNPNRFRALLGGLIANPAAFHDASGAGYAFVADWLIRMDGANPQTAARLSTAFETWRRYDADRQGLMLDALERIAGAPGLSRDLGEMVSRMRGD